Part of the Flavobacterium sp. MDT1-60 genome, CTGAAATGTTATATGAATATACTTCGAGTGCTGCTAATAACGGTTCTGGCTTTGAAGGTTTAGGAGATAACAATCCGTTCTGGAATATTACGACTGGAATTGTATTGCTGTTAAGCCGTTTCATTCCGATAATTGGGCCATTGGCAATTGCCGGATTATTGGCTAATAAAAAATACATTCCGGAAAGTGCTGGAACTTTAAAAACAGACACTTCTATTTTTGGAGTAATGGTTTTCGCTGTAATAGCAATTATTGCTGCCTTATCATTCTTTCCTGCGTTGGCTTTAGGCCCATTGGCTGAATATTTTACTTTAAAATAATGCTCAATAAACATAACCTGTGTTTTCAACCACAGGGACACAGATTGTGATATACGTTGCGTTCCAACGGTTGAAACCGTTGGCTATGGTTTTCTAATCTACATGTTTATCCAACGCATAACATTTAACAAATAACATTTAACTTTTTACAAGAAAATGACAACTAATAAATCCGCATCATTATTTGAAAGCAAACAGGTAAAAGAAGCCTTGGTGCAATCTTTTGTAAAGCTTAATCCAAAATTGATGATCAAAAATCCGGTAATGTTTACCGTAGAAATAGGAACTGCCATTATGTTTGCTGTTTGTGTTTCCATTTTGATGGGAGCAACAGATCAAGGCAGTTTTACTTATAATTTAATTGTGTTCTTCATTTTACTGGCAACGCTTTTGTTTGCCAATTTTGCCGAAGCCATTGCCGAAGCCAGAGGAAAAGCACAAGCAGACAGTTTAAGAAAAACACGTGAAGAAACTCCGGCAAGACAAATTTTACCAAACGGAGAAATCAAAAATATTAGTTCATCAGAATTAAAAAAAGGAGATATTTTCGTTTGTGAGTCAGGTGACTTAATTGCAACTGACGGAGAAATTATTGAAGGATTGGCAACTATTGACGAAAGCGCGATTACCGGAGAAAGTGCTCCTGTAATCCGTGAAGCCGGCGGTGATAAATCATCAGTAACCGGCGGAACAAAAGTGCTATCTGATAAAATTAAAGTAATCGTAACTTCTGAACCGGGCGAAAGTTTTTTGGATAAAATGATTGCTTTGGTTGAAGGTGCAAGCCGTCAAAAAACACCAAACGAAATAGCTTTGACAATTTTGTTAGCAGCTTTTACCTTAATCTTCGTGATTGTTTGTGTTACTCTAAAACCATTTGCTGATTATGCGAATGCACCGATAACAATTGCTGCTTTTATTGCACTATTTGTTTGTTTGATTCCAACCACAATTGGTGGTTTGCTTTCTGCGATTGGGATTGCTGGAATGGACAGAGCCTTGCGTGCCAACGTAATTACAAAATCTGGAAAAGCAGTTGAAACTGCCGGAGATATCGATGTTTTGCTTTTGGATAAAACAGGAACTATCACCATTGGAAACAGAAAAGCAACCAATTTTTATCCAACAAAAGGAATTTCTTTGGATGATTTTATTAAATCTGCCGTGTTGAGTTCTCTTGCAGATGATACTCCGGAAGGAAAAAGTATTATTGAATTGAGCAAAACGATCAATTTAAATGGCAAAATGCAAGAAGACATTTCACATTTTACAGATAACATTTCACACACAATAAAATTTACCGCAGAAACCAGAACTTCCGGAGTTGTTTTAAAAGACGGAACCAATATTCGAAAAGGTGCCCAGGATGCTGCAAAAAACATTGCACTTCAGGCAGGAAATAGTTTTCCCGAAGATACTGCTCAAAAAGTAATTGACATTTCTACAAATGGAGGAACGCCGTTGGTAGTGATTAAAAACAATCAGGTTCAAGGTGTTATTGAATTACAGGATATCATTAAAACCGGAATGAAAGAACGTTTTGACCGATTGAGAAAAATGGGTGTAAAAACAGTAATGGTTACCGGAGATAATCCACTAACGGCTAAGTTTATTGCCGAAGCTGCGGGTGTAGATGATTTTATTGCCGAAGCAAAACCGGAGGATAAAATGAACTACATCAAAAACGAGCAAAATCTGGGTAAACTTGTCGCCATGATGGGTGACGGAACTAATGATGCTCCTGCCCTTGCGCAAGCCAATGTTGGTGTTGCCATGAACAGCGGAACCCAAGCCGCGAAAGAAGCTGGAAACATGGTCGATCTTGATAACGATCCAACAAAACTTATTGAGATTATCGAAATTGGAAAACAGCTTTTAATGACTCGCGGCACTTTAACGACTTTCTCAATTGCCAATGACGTAGCGAAGTATTTCGCGATTGTTCCTGCGCTTTTTATCACTGCAATTCCAGCTTTGCAAGGTTTAAATATCATGCATTTGCATAGTCCTGAAAGTGCGATTTTATCAGCAGTGATTTTTAACGCGATTATTATTCCGATCTTGATTCCGCTTGCGTTGAGAGGTGTTGATTACAAGCCAATTGGTGCGAGTGCCATATTAAAAAGAAATCTTTTGATCTATGGTTTGGGCGGTTTGATTGTTCCTTTTATCGGAATTAAATTAATTGATTTAGTTGTTGCTCTATTTATGTAAAAAAAAGTTGCTAAGGTTCTGAGATGCTAAGGTGCTAAGTTTTTTTCTTAGTACCTCAGAACCTTAGTTCCTTAGAACCTCTAAAAAGAAAAAAAATGAAAAACATATTTTCACTCTTAAAACTTACTGCGCTTACTTTAATCTTATTCGCAGTTATTTACCCACTTGCAATTTATGGAATTGCACAGTTTGCTCCGAATCACGGAAAAGGAGAAACTCTTTCAGTTAACGGAAAAGTTGTTGGATACCAAAAAATTGGTCAGAAATTCGATAAGCCGAATTATTTCTGGGGAAGACCTTCGGCTGTAGATTATAACGCGGCCGGAAGTGCCGGAAGCAATAAAGGACCAAGCAATGCTGAGTATCTGGCTTTGGTTCAAAAAAGAATTGATACGTTTTTAATCGTTCATCCTTATTTGAAAAAATCAGAGATTCCATCTGATATGATTACGGCTTCCGGTAGTGGTTTAGATCCGAATATTTCTCCGGAAGGTGCTTTGATTCAGGTGAAACGTATTGCTAAAGAAAGAAAACTGGATGAAGATAAAGTGAAAGCTTTGGTGGAAGCTAATATCAATACTCCAAAAGTTATGGGGACTCCAACTGTGAATGTGTTGGAATTGAATGTGGCTTTGGATGCTTTAAAGTAGATTATAAGCATTTTTTAAACGCATTTTATGTCATTCCGAGGAACGAGGAATCCCCACAAGTAGCTCGACACAGATTGGCGAGTTTCTTTGAGGAGTTTCTTGCGGGGATTCCTCGTTCCTCGGAATGACAAACTGGATGAAAAAATTAGAACGAAAAACATCCTTTTACCCTGAGTGCCCTAGCCCTGATAGAAGCGGTATCCTTTTTAGGCATTGGAAATATATCTTATTTACCGTAAACGATCTGCCTAAAAAGATATAGCGGATAGCAGGAAACAGCTCCTTAAAAAACCTACTACTAAAATTAATACGCCTTTTTTACCCCAAATAATAAAAACAAAAATGAAAAAAATAATACTTATTGCTTTAATCGCTTTCTGTTTTGGCAATTTACAGGCACAAGAAGAATCGAAAAGTCCGTTGACGTTTTCTGGATATGTTGATGTTTATTACAGCTATGATTTCGGGAAACCGGACAATCATACGCGCCCGGGATTTTTTTACAACTACAACAGAAGTAATGAAGTCAACCTGAATTTAGGTATGGCAAAAGTGAATTATTCGAAAGATAATATTCGCGGAAATTTTGCCTTAATGGCCGGAACTTATGCACAATACAATATGTCGGCGGAACAGGATTTATTAAAAAATGTTTATGAAGCAAATGTTGGTGTTAAGATTTCGCAAAGTCATAATTTGTGGATTGATGCGGGAATTATGCCAGCGCATATTGGTTTTGAAAGCGCCATTGGAAAAGATTGCCAAACGCTAACGCGAAGTATTTTGGCTGAAAATTCTCCTTATTATGAAACGGGAGTAAAAATTGGTTACACATCTGAATCCGGTGAATGGTATTTGGCGGCAATGTACTTGAATGGC contains:
- the kdpB gene encoding potassium-transporting ATPase subunit KdpB, with amino-acid sequence MTTNKSASLFESKQVKEALVQSFVKLNPKLMIKNPVMFTVEIGTAIMFAVCVSILMGATDQGSFTYNLIVFFILLATLLFANFAEAIAEARGKAQADSLRKTREETPARQILPNGEIKNISSSELKKGDIFVCESGDLIATDGEIIEGLATIDESAITGESAPVIREAGGDKSSVTGGTKVLSDKIKVIVTSEPGESFLDKMIALVEGASRQKTPNEIALTILLAAFTLIFVIVCVTLKPFADYANAPITIAAFIALFVCLIPTTIGGLLSAIGIAGMDRALRANVITKSGKAVETAGDIDVLLLDKTGTITIGNRKATNFYPTKGISLDDFIKSAVLSSLADDTPEGKSIIELSKTINLNGKMQEDISHFTDNISHTIKFTAETRTSGVVLKDGTNIRKGAQDAAKNIALQAGNSFPEDTAQKVIDISTNGGTPLVVIKNNQVQGVIELQDIIKTGMKERFDRLRKMGVKTVMVTGDNPLTAKFIAEAAGVDDFIAEAKPEDKMNYIKNEQNLGKLVAMMGDGTNDAPALAQANVGVAMNSGTQAAKEAGNMVDLDNDPTKLIEIIEIGKQLLMTRGTLTTFSIANDVAKYFAIVPALFITAIPALQGLNIMHLHSPESAILSAVIFNAIIIPILIPLALRGVDYKPIGASAILKRNLLIYGLGGLIVPFIGIKLIDLVVALFM
- a CDS encoding porin, which produces MKKIILIALIAFCFGNLQAQEESKSPLTFSGYVDVYYSYDFGKPDNHTRPGFFYNYNRSNEVNLNLGMAKVNYSKDNIRGNFALMAGTYAQYNMSAEQDLLKNVYEANVGVKISQSHNLWIDAGIMPAHIGFESAIGKDCQTLTRSILAENSPYYETGVKIGYTSESGEWYLAAMYLNGWQRIQKIDGNHTPAFGTQITYKPTDKIVLNWSTYVGNEQPDIDKKWRYFNNFYGQFKVTDKTNITAGFDVGSQQSAKSSNKYDTWFSPVLILQYKPTDKIQLAARGEYYSDEKGVIIATETPNGFKTYGFSANFDYLVTDNVMFRIEARNLSSKDEIFTKNNLPTDTNTFVTTSLAISF
- a CDS encoding K(+)-transporting ATPase subunit C, with amino-acid sequence MKNIFSLLKLTALTLILFAVIYPLAIYGIAQFAPNHGKGETLSVNGKVVGYQKIGQKFDKPNYFWGRPSAVDYNAAGSAGSNKGPSNAEYLALVQKRIDTFLIVHPYLKKSEIPSDMITASGSGLDPNISPEGALIQVKRIAKERKLDEDKVKALVEANINTPKVMGTPTVNVLELNVALDALK